The sequence cgaatccgtttacccaaaatgttgaccaaagtcaacttaaattcaattttaaaggccaaattaatACTTTCATCACATTTCCACATAAAAGCGTTTCGGATATACCCcggaccatgcacgcaaattgaggtgagggaaaaaggaggcttctaaggcctcaaaacacagaattttctcgtaaatcaagtgatgaccttttgggtcatcaccttttTAAACTTTTACTCTTAGCTATCTAGGGTCCTACCACCCCAGTGTGAGAACTGCCTAGGGTCCATGAGATTTctctgaactctgacacattggggCTGGTCTTCCAACCTATTATAAAACTATTCTCTTTGAAaggttctggtgtgagcattgtccGAGGTCCctaaggcccttgggaactttgacacattagAAGCCCATTTGTGTATTATGGATGGACTACCTATGTACATCAGACCTGTTTGCTTGAAGGCCTAGTTTCCATGTTGATGTTGGGCCTGGGGTTATTAGTAAAAGCTGGGATTTATTCTATATCTTTGCTTGGAACTcgagtagaaatcatgcctataggtttattGGTGATTATGTGAGTATTACTACTTgtttagagatcatgtctataggagttTCAGATTGCTTTGTTCTATACTTCACTCGCATGCTAGATTTTCTGTTCATAGATTCTTTGCCTTAAAAATCATGTCCATAGGATCCATGCATATTTTTTACATGCATTAGTAATCATGTCTGTAGGATATTGTCTATTTGAATAACAATTTTCCTGACAATGTGAATTCTTCCCACACGTGATtaatagatatcctgcctataggaactaAAAATCAATTAGATACCGTGCCTATCTGAGATATATAAAATCAGTTTCTGcaatttagataccatgcctataggaaatttAAAACTAGTTTATgcaatttagatatcatgtctataggaaataaataaatcaGTCCtaacacatagaaatcatgtttgtAGGAGCCAACTGATTCTATAAATTAGAAAGCTTGTCTAGAGGATCTAAAGAGATAAAAAGTTATTTGTTAAAATCAGTAACTGATTTATAAACTGTAGTCATTAATTAACagttttagataccatgcctataggattctgctCTGGTCCTcacttaggcaagcctgtagggtaACTAAGAATTCTGGGTCTAAAAAAATAGTGACTTCTTGCTGCTTGAAATATGCATATATTCAGAATATTaaaaaattagtaggcaaactgataggtaCTGCTGCTCGCTTTAATAAAGCTACTGTATATTCTGTTCATGCTCATCTAGATATCTTGTCTATAAGATTCTAAACTATAAAACTTTGTTTGTTTGAATTGCGTGCATTGGTTGGCTATTTGTGGAGGTTGACATGAGCCTCCTTATTTGCTCCTTACATGATAGTCCTATCTGaattttgtttgtcgcttagttttctcatttttaaGCAACGTAGGTGAGTCTAGATCCATCCAAAATAgaagtcctaaacacctccaggacTATATGTAAGGGATggatagtgcacgcataaggtacgCATTAGAAGCTACTAGAACACTTAGGTAACAACTGAAAGATAGTAATGGGGTAGTAAAGGAGATGATGACCTATGTGTTAATGCTATGCGTAACACCCCAATTTGGGGAGTATTGCATGaaaatgatcctataggctaaaaaacgtAGGACTCTTTTAATTCTTATTTTAAAGTAATTATCTTTTAAATTGTTCAACTTTCCTTTAAGACTAATTCACTTAATTGAGTTTGGCCAGGACCCACCGTactggacctcgaggggtgcctaacaccttcccctcaaggtaatttcgagtCCTTACCCAACTTCTGGTGATGTAAACTGGTTTCATGAGTTATTTgttttaggtgccctaacgcaccttaatctgttaggtggcgactcttcaaatctcttacccaattccaaaaggaaaggagttatcccaaaatgtcaaaacccggacttcgcgaggaaaaagggggcgcgacaccagCCCACTACCCTACTCGCCCCACTAACCAGATGGTTTGTTTTTTTGTGTCCAGCCCGGACCAGCCCGTCCGATAAATAGTTATAATTACAAATATTGAAAGTGTAATTAAGACACTTTTAAACTTaacatttttgttattttcaatCCGTGACTTCTCATGTTCTCTTTTAGACTACACTACTCTTTTCGGAAAATTTTTGCCAGAATATATCTTCAGTAATGCATTTTAGTTTCATCTTGcaatatttatttgaattttttggttTATATTTAATCTTGATTATGTAAAGAATTTATCAATTATCTTGATTTGCTTGACGAATATATTGGGCATATTGAAAATTAAGTTTCTATTTAAGGGTTGTTATGATTTTGTAGTGCTCCTATATTTTTATattgttttgatttttgtgtATGCAGTCTTTTTGTGGAGAAGTATTCATATTCAGGAATGGCAAATAATCCTCCACCAGTAATTTGTATATTAGTAATATGGAACATTCAGAAGATTGTGGTTCTTTTCATGTCCTGGAAAACCTATAATCTCAAGGAACAAATGTAGAATTAGTTAAGAACtgaaataaaatgaaagcagAGGATTAGTATAGTAGATATTAAAGGTTTGATAATGCACACATACAAGCAAAGAGAAAATTGTTCTAGGAAATGCAAGGATTTCGAAGAACAATAAACTAAAGTCAGGGTAGTATCGAGAATTTAGCTTGAGAAGAGTTTAAGAGTAAGAGTAGAATGATATTTTCATGAATGAATCTAATATACAATTTACACTCTATATATTGAAGATCTCAGCTCAATACTCTAACTAATTGTAACAAACTTCCTAACTAACTGTGTGACTTCAACTAACTCAACTAACTTCCGGAAGCTTCTATAGTGTAACTAACTCTTAGCTGTGTAACTAACTCTAATATTCTTAACTAAGTACTAACAACATCTAACATCACTAATAATTGCAATAATACCCCCTACAGAAGAATTGTTTTGCCCTCAAGATTGAAATGTAAGAAATATGTATTGAAGTTCTAAAAGATATTCCCAGATAGATTGAGCAGGATCAATATCTGTCCATTTCACTAGCACTTGAACGACAACTTTGTTGCCCTTCTTCACCATTCTTCTTGCTAGGACATCTTCAGGAAATGGACTGTAGGGACTAGAGAGGTGAAATACAGGAGGATGATTGATGACAGCAGGAACTTCATGGTACTTTTTTAGTTGGGATACAAGGAAGGTGTGATGGATCAAGATATCAGCAGGTAGCAGTAGCTTGTAAGCAACAGCTCGAACCTTACCATCAATAGGATAAGGGCCATAGTACTTGGCAGCTAACTTTTTGAATGGCCTAGTGGCAACTGAAACCTGTCTGTAAGGCTGTAATTTGAGATACACCCAATCCACTACTTCAAAGCTTCTATCAGACCTATGGTTGTTAGCTAAGTCCTTCATTCTCTGATGTGCACTAAACAATAGCTTCTCTAGCAGCTAATGATCTATCAACCATCTCTAATGCAGCTTCTCCAGCTAGATAAGGAAGATGGAGTGGTGTCTTTTGACCATATAATATCTCATAAAGACTGCACTAAATAACAGTATGATATGTGTTGTTATACCACCATTCAGCTAATGGTAAGTACTTAGGCCAATCATGAGGACTATTAGAACAAAAGCACCTGAGATAGTTCTCTAATGTTCTGTTTAAAACTTTAGTTTGCCAATCAGTTTGAGGGTGATATAAGGTAGATCTCTGCAGCTAAACCCCTAGCAAAGTAAACAATTCCTGCCAAAAATTACCGAAAAACACTGGATCCCTATTACTTGTGATTGTAACAGGCCATCCATATAGTTTGTAAACATTATCTAGGAAGGATTGGGCCACTATATGAGCAGTATATGGGTGTTGCAGACTCATAAAAAGTCCATACTTACTGAGTCTATACACAACAACCAGAATAACATCCTTGCCATGAGGTTTAGTCAAGCCTTGAATAAAATCTAAGTAGATGTTAGTCCATACTTCATCAGGAATAGGGACTGGCTGTAGCAAACTAAGATAAGCAGCAGCATCATACTTGTGCCTTTGGCATATATCACACTTGTTAATGTAGTCCCTTATATCTGCAGCCATTGATTTTCAGTAAAAAGAGCTTGCAACTTCTTTAATGTAGTATCCATACTAGAGTGTCCAGCTTGTGTAGTGGAATGCCATAACCCAATGATGGTTGTTCTAAGATGCTGGTCAACACCTATCACCAATTTACCCTTCCACCTTAATTTCTCATTGTACCAGGTGAATGATTTATAAGGCTAGTTCTGTAACTTAGCAATTAACTCCTATAGATGATCATCAGAAGTCCAAGTTGCCTGGATCTGATTATATAGTGAATCATTAGGAGATAATAAAGAGATGGCTAATAATTCAGAATTTGGCTTCCTTGATAAGGCATCAATAGTTTATTTTCAGCCCCTTCTTGCATTCAATCGACAAATCAAAAGCCATCAATTTTGAAATGCCATCTATTTGAAAGTTAGTTTGGATATGTTGCTCCAATAAGTGTTTTAAAGATTTCTAATTAGTCTTGACTATAAATTATCTTCCCAAGAGATAATGTGACCATTTAGTGGCAGCAAATATAAGAGCTAATAATTCCCTATCGTAAACAGACATTGCCTGGTGTCTAGGTGTCAATGATTTGCTGATGTAGGCTATGGGATGCCCTTGTTGCATGAGTATAGCTCCTATGCCTTTACCTTTTGCATCAGTCTCCACTAAGAAAGGCTTTGTGAAGTCAAGAATTGCCAACACAGAGGCAGAGATCAATGCTTGGTTTAGTTTACCAAAAGTTGTGGTGGCTTCAGAATTTCATGTGTAACCATCCTTCTTGAGTAGGTCATGCAATGGCCTGCAAATGGCTCCATAGCCTTGTATAAATCTCCTATAATACCCAACCAGACCTAGAAAGCCTCTCAACTGTTTGACATTAGTAGGAATAGGCCACCGTTCTACTGTTGTAATGTTCTTAGGCTCTTGACTGATAAAATGGCTTAGATACTCTACCTTAgaaactccaaatgcacacttagACATCTTAGCATACAATTTAAATTTGTACATTAGTTCAAAGACAGCTTTCACATGTGCAATATGGTCAGACATACACTTGCTATATATTAGAATAGCATCAAAGAAAATCAATATTGTCCTCCTGAACAATGGTTTAAAAACTGAATTCATGAAATTTTGAAAGGAATATGGAGCATTAGGCCAAATGGCATAACCAGAAATTCATAATGACCCTCATGAGTTTTAAAAGTTGCTTTATGAGAATCACCTTCAGCCATTCTTAACTGATGATATCCTGCTCTAAGATCAATCTTAGAAAGCACCACAATTCCTCCCAGCTCATCCAACAAGTCTTCTATAATGGGTATAGGAAACTCATCTTTAATATTCAGTTGATTCTATTCCCTGTAATCAATACATAACCTCCAACTCCCATCTTTTTTCCCAACCAACACAACTGAAGATGCATATGGACTTGTGTTATGTTGTATGACTCCTTGATATAACATCTCTTGTACGAACTTCTCTATAATTTTCTTTTTAACCCCAGGATACCTATAGGGTCTTTTGTTGACTGGATTGGACCCTCCAACCAAGGGTATTCTATGAAATCACCTCTGTGAGGTGGAAAAGTACTAGGCACAAAAAAGATGCTGGCATACTACTCAATCAACTCAAATAGTTCAGGAGCAATTACTTCTCCTTGTGTAACCTGAATATTATGGCAAGAAGTACCTCCCTTCACTAGTTGTTACAGTTAGCA is a genomic window of Nicotiana tabacum cultivar K326 chromosome 16, ASM71507v2, whole genome shotgun sequence containing:
- the LOC142170175 gene encoding uncharacterized protein LOC142170175, whose product is MKDLANNHRSDRSFEVVDWVYLKLQPYRQVSVATRPFKKLAAKYYGPYPIDGKVRAVAYKLLLPADILIHHTFLVSQLKKYHEVPAVINHPPVFHLSSPYSPFPEDVLARRMVKKGNKVVVQVLVKWTDIDPAQSIWEYLLELQYIFLTFQS